One Flagellimonas sp. CMM7 genomic region harbors:
- a CDS encoding dihydroorotase, producing the protein MSRILLKNTKVVNENNTFETDVLLDGDFIARIDTDITDDNAKVIDFKGDYLLPGIIDDQVHFREPGLTHKGTIATESRAALAGGITTFMEQPNTNPQTTTIEKLEEKFAMAAKEVYANYSFLFGGTNDNLEELKKLDKNACSGVKLFLGSSTGNMLVDDEAVLENIFKNTEMVISTHCEDEGTIRANMAKYQKMYGDDIPIALHPIIRSEKACYLSSSKAIALAKKTGARLHVFHLSTGIETDLFTNKIPIEEKKITSEVCIHHLWFSDEDYAEKGTLIKWNPAVKTKTDREKLWEALLDDRIDVIATDHAPHTIEEKDNPYTKAPSGGPLVQHALLAMLQKEKEGKISMEKLVEKMCHNPAKLFDIDKRGFIREGYYADLVQVNRNSQNEVKKSNIFYKCEWSPFEGITFDSKVVRTFINGHLGYENGNFSTEKNAKRLTFNR; encoded by the coding sequence ATGTCGAGAATCCTACTAAAAAACACCAAGGTTGTTAATGAGAACAACACTTTTGAAACAGATGTGCTTCTGGATGGAGATTTTATAGCTCGTATTGATACGGATATCACAGATGACAATGCCAAAGTCATTGATTTTAAAGGAGACTATTTGTTGCCCGGGATAATAGATGACCAAGTACATTTTAGAGAGCCAGGGCTTACCCATAAAGGAACTATTGCCACCGAAAGCAGGGCAGCTCTAGCTGGTGGGATTACCACTTTTATGGAACAGCCAAACACCAACCCCCAGACAACTACCATAGAAAAACTTGAGGAGAAATTTGCCATGGCCGCAAAAGAGGTCTATGCCAATTATTCCTTTCTTTTTGGAGGCACTAATGATAATCTTGAAGAGTTAAAAAAACTGGATAAAAATGCCTGCTCAGGAGTGAAATTGTTCTTAGGATCTTCAACGGGTAATATGCTGGTTGATGATGAAGCGGTTTTGGAGAATATTTTCAAGAATACAGAAATGGTAATTTCTACGCATTGTGAAGATGAAGGAACCATACGGGCAAATATGGCCAAATACCAAAAAATGTACGGTGATGATATTCCAATAGCGCTTCACCCCATTATTAGGAGCGAAAAGGCTTGCTATCTTTCCTCTTCAAAAGCAATTGCATTGGCAAAAAAGACTGGTGCTAGATTGCATGTATTTCATCTTTCTACAGGGATTGAGACAGATTTGTTCACTAATAAAATTCCGATTGAGGAGAAGAAAATCACCTCAGAAGTATGTATACACCATCTTTGGTTTTCTGATGAAGATTATGCAGAAAAAGGGACATTGATAAAATGGAACCCAGCGGTAAAGACCAAAACGGATAGGGAAAAGCTTTGGGAAGCACTATTAGATGATAGAATAGATGTGATAGCAACCGATCACGCTCCGCACACCATTGAAGAAAAGGATAATCCGTACACTAAAGCACCATCGGGCGGGCCATTGGTACAACATGCACTATTGGCAATGCTTCAAAAAGAGAAAGAAGGTAAAATTAGCATGGAAAAACTGGTGGAAAAAATGTGCCACAACCCTGCCAAGCTTTTTGATATTGATAAGAGAGGTTTTATACGTGAAGGATATTATGCAGACTTGGTTCAGGTAAATAGAAACTCCCAAAATGAGGTTAAAAAATCCAATATTTTTTATAAATGTGAATGGTCTCCATTTGAAGGTATTACTTTTGACTCTAAAGTAGTACGCACGTTTATTAATGGTCATCTAGGATATGAGAATGGAAATTTCTCCACAGAGAAAAATGCCAAAAGGCTTACATTCAACAGATAA
- a CDS encoding DUF4296 domain-containing protein, producing the protein MRKIILLFFGILLFSCGKKVIEKPEKLIPQEKMVAILHDLAILNSAKSSFNHVMENKGIKVMEFLYEKHQIDSTQFSQSDLYYASVPLEYQAIYEKVEMKLETRRATLERATKNRNDSIRKAQKKKTDSIAKLKVDKTKS; encoded by the coding sequence ATGAGAAAGATAATTTTGCTCTTTTTTGGAATACTTCTTTTTTCTTGTGGAAAAAAAGTGATTGAAAAGCCTGAAAAACTTATTCCGCAAGAAAAAATGGTAGCCATTTTGCATGATTTGGCAATTTTGAACTCAGCTAAGTCATCTTTTAACCATGTGATGGAAAATAAAGGAATAAAGGTTATGGAATTCCTTTATGAAAAACATCAAATAGACAGTACTCAATTTTCTCAAAGTGATTTATACTATGCTTCTGTTCCCCTAGAATACCAAGCTATTTATGAAAAAGTGGAAATGAAGCTGGAAACGCGAAGAGCCACTTTGGAAAGGGCAACGAAAAACAGAAATGATAGTATAAGAAAGGCGCAAAAAAAGAAGACAGATTCAATTGCGAAGTTAAAAGTAGATAAAACGAAATCTTAG
- a CDS encoding NAD-dependent epimerase/dehydratase family protein, which produces MILVTGGTGLIGSHLLFHLVNNGKKVKASYRNQDSLKIVSKIFGYYTDNPSELLEKITWVKADITDIASLQELFQNIEYVYHCAALISFDPNDYAALVKTNIEGTANIVNLCLEYNIKKLCYVSSIAAIGSGTQGKEVTEDNEWSDTNVSVYGLTKHDAELEVWRGSQEGLAVVVVNPGVVIGPGFWKSGSGTFFTYASKGKKSFLPGGTGFVTVSDVTNSMMKLMDSKIERERFILVNENLSYQELFQKIAPKLGVEAPTKKVSFAALEFFWRWDWLRSKVLGKRRRLSKNMAKGLYKKENYSNEKIKKALAFKFENLEEAISFSCTRFKN; this is translated from the coding sequence ATGATTTTAGTTACTGGAGGCACTGGTTTAATAGGTTCGCACTTACTATTTCATTTGGTCAATAATGGAAAAAAAGTAAAGGCCAGTTATAGAAATCAAGATTCCCTTAAAATCGTTTCCAAAATTTTTGGATACTACACGGATAATCCATCGGAATTACTGGAAAAAATAACCTGGGTAAAGGCAGACATTACCGATATCGCTTCGCTACAGGAACTTTTTCAAAATATTGAATACGTTTATCATTGTGCAGCACTTATTTCTTTTGACCCAAATGATTATGCTGCCTTGGTCAAAACCAATATTGAAGGCACGGCGAACATTGTTAACCTTTGTTTGGAATATAACATTAAAAAACTATGCTATGTTAGTTCCATTGCCGCAATAGGTTCGGGCACTCAAGGCAAAGAGGTAACAGAGGATAATGAATGGAGCGACACCAATGTATCTGTTTATGGGCTAACAAAACATGATGCTGAACTAGAGGTCTGGAGGGGTTCACAAGAAGGACTCGCGGTTGTTGTCGTTAATCCCGGAGTAGTTATAGGTCCTGGGTTTTGGAAATCTGGAAGTGGTACTTTTTTTACCTATGCTTCAAAGGGCAAAAAATCCTTTCTTCCTGGCGGAACAGGTTTTGTCACCGTTTCTGATGTAACAAATTCCATGATGAAACTAATGGATTCTAAAATAGAAAGAGAACGGTTTATTCTTGTAAATGAGAATTTATCTTATCAGGAACTATTTCAAAAAATTGCCCCAAAACTTGGAGTTGAAGCGCCAACTAAAAAAGTGTCCTTTGCGGCTTTAGAATTTTTTTGGCGGTGGGACTGGTTGCGAAGCAAGGTATTGGGAAAAAGGAGAAGGCTGTCTAAAAACATGGCCAAAGGTCTGTACAAAAAGGAAAATTACAGCAATGAAAAAATTAAAAAAGCCCTTGCTTTTAAGTTTGAGAACCTTGAAGAGGCTATCTCGTTTAGCTGTACAAGATTTAAGAACTAA
- the tyrS gene encoding tyrosine--tRNA ligase: MIKNFVQELQWRGMVHDIMPGAEEHLMEGMQAAYVGIDPTADSLHIGHLVSVMMLRHFQLAGHKPFALVGGATGMIGDPSGKSAERNLLDEKTLRHNQEALKSQLGRFLDFESDAENAAVLVNNYDWMKDFSFLDFIRDVGKHITVNYMMAKDSVKKRLSSDAKEGMSFTEFTYQLVQGYDFLYLYQNHNCTLQMGGSDQWGNITTGTELIRRIGGGKGFALTCPLITKADGTKFGKTEGGNVWLDAERTSPYKFYQYWLNTSDEDAEKYIKIFTFLSKEDIEDLVIKHKEEPHLRTLQKRLAEEITTKVHSKADLENAIKASNILFGKSTSEDLKELDEKTFLDVFEGVPQSQISIDEVNDGLDMIGALAAKTGFLASNGEARRELKQNSISVNKQKVKEDFLITTSDLINNKFVLLQRGKKSYFVLVVS, from the coding sequence ATGATAAAGAACTTTGTTCAAGAGTTACAATGGAGAGGTATGGTGCATGACATTATGCCCGGTGCAGAGGAACATCTTATGGAGGGAATGCAAGCTGCATATGTTGGGATTGATCCAACAGCAGATTCATTACATATTGGGCATTTGGTAAGTGTGATGATGTTGAGACATTTTCAATTGGCAGGGCACAAGCCTTTTGCTTTGGTGGGTGGAGCAACAGGTATGATAGGAGATCCATCTGGTAAGTCGGCAGAGCGTAATCTCTTGGATGAAAAAACACTTCGCCATAATCAAGAAGCCCTAAAATCTCAACTAGGTAGGTTTTTGGATTTTGAAAGTGATGCTGAGAATGCAGCGGTCTTGGTAAACAATTATGATTGGATGAAAGATTTCTCCTTTCTTGATTTTATCAGGGATGTGGGAAAACATATCACGGTCAATTATATGATGGCAAAGGATTCGGTCAAAAAGAGACTTTCCTCAGATGCCAAGGAAGGAATGTCCTTTACAGAGTTTACCTATCAGTTAGTTCAGGGCTATGATTTTCTATACTTATATCAGAATCACAATTGCACGCTTCAAATGGGTGGAAGTGATCAATGGGGAAACATCACTACAGGTACCGAGCTTATTCGGAGAATTGGCGGAGGAAAGGGGTTTGCCCTTACCTGCCCTTTGATTACTAAAGCAGATGGAACCAAATTTGGTAAGACCGAAGGTGGAAACGTTTGGTTGGATGCTGAAAGAACCTCACCTTATAAATTTTATCAGTATTGGTTAAATACTTCTGATGAAGATGCTGAGAAGTATATTAAAATATTTACTTTTTTGAGTAAAGAAGACATTGAAGATTTGGTTATCAAACACAAAGAAGAGCCCCATCTAAGAACACTTCAAAAGCGATTGGCAGAAGAAATAACTACAAAAGTGCATTCCAAGGCCGATTTGGAAAATGCAATAAAAGCAAGCAATATCCTATTTGGAAAATCTACTTCTGAAGATTTAAAGGAACTGGATGAAAAGACATTTTTAGATGTTTTTGAAGGTGTGCCCCAATCTCAGATTTCAATAGATGAGGTAAATGATGGTTTAGATATGATTGGAGCTTTGGCCGCGAAAACAGGTTTTCTAGCATCAAATGGAGAGGCAAGAAGAGAGTTGAAGCAGAATTCTATTTCAGTAAATAAACAGAAGGTGAAAGAAGACTTCCTCATTACAACTTCTGATCTAATCAACAACAAATTTGTACTGCTCCAACGCGGTAAGAAAAGCTATTTTGTGTTGGTGGTGAGCTAG